A region of Carassius auratus strain Wakin unplaced genomic scaffold, ASM336829v1 scaf_tig00046952, whole genome shotgun sequence DNA encodes the following proteins:
- the LOC113088737 gene encoding uncharacterized protein LOC113088737 encodes MVKDKHTSEKASKGSAGVEELARLECRIDWAVNPPPVKASDTDDEEQDSSDEEYIPPLSLQLGGALPNVPNFDALPVIGLEETVHDLTADFESEPSTDPDSSTASPADSNVPTVQKAEDIVGAKASIVYDDCLKYLAAFVTPPVKQCTAINVTGATCQHHPPFLVNIKGKGTASMLEWSCADGHIVWRWVSQPLMKYGLQAGDFMLSTNILLSGNNYAKIALLFRFMNMGIFGPNYFFSIQDTYCVDSIKNYWMEKRADVIARLQDKDVVVLADGRNDTPGHCAQYCSYTTMENDTLEIISVVTVDKRQTDRRSAMMEKEAFILTMDQLVTEVKLVEICTDAHSQIGAMMDPVKGRYKDHRIHHSLDMWHGAKNLAKKIAAAAQVKELSVLILWLKDIVNHFWWCCKTADSYEEFLLYCENINSKWYPL; translated from the exons ATGGTGAA AGACAAGCATACCTCAGAAAAGGCCAGCAAGGGCTCGGCAGGTGTGGAAGAATTGGCCAGGCTTGAGTGCAG GATTGACTGGGCAGTTAACCCTCCACCTGTAAAGGCATCAGATACTGATGATGAGGAACAGGACAGCTCTGATGAGGAGTACATCCCTCCACTTTCTCTTCA GTTGGGTGGAGCTTTACCAAATGTTCCAAATTTTGATGCGCTGCCAGTAATCGGTTTGGAAGAGACTGTGCACGACCTCACTGCAGATTTTGAGTCCGAACCATCTACAGATCCTGACAGCTCCACTGCCTCACCAGCTGATTCAAATGTGCCAACTGTACAGAAGGCAGAGGACATTGTTGGTGCCAAGGCATCGATTGTGTATGATGACTGCTTGAAGTACCTTGCGGCCTTTGTTACACCACCAGTGAAACAGTGCACAGCAATAAATGTGACCGGTGCAACATGCCAACACCATCCACCATTCCTGGTAAACATCAAAGGGAAAGGCACTGCAAGCATGTTAGAATGG AGCTGTGCTGATGGACACATTGTGTGGCGATGGGTTTCACAGCCCTTGATGAAGTATGGACTCCAGGCTGGAGACTTTATGCTGAGCACCAACATCCTGCTATCAGGAAACAACTATGCTAAAATTGCACTGCTGTTTAGATTTATGAACATGGGCATTTTTGGCCCAAACTATTTTTTCTCCATCCAAGACACATACTGCGTTGACTCCATCAAAAATTACTGGATGGAAAAAAGGGCAGATGTGATTGCAAGACTTCAGGACAAAGATGTTGTTGTCCTTG CTGATGGCAGAAACGACACTCCGGGTCACTGTGCGCAGTACTGTAGTTACACTACAATGGAAAACGACACATTGGAGATCATCAGTGTGGTCACAGTAGACAAAAGACAAACCGACAGACGGTCTGCCATGATGGAGAAGGAGGCCTTCATCTTGACGATGGATCAACTAGTCACTGAAGTTAAACTGGTCGAAATCTGCACAGATGCCCACTCACAGATTGGTGCAATGATGG ATCCGGTTAAGGGGAGGTACAAGGACCATAGGATTCATCACAGTTTAGATATGTGGCATGGTGCCAAGAATTTGGCAAAGAAAATTGCGGCT GCGGCCCAGGTAAAAGAACTGTCTGTCTTAATCCTTTGGCTGAAAGATATCGTAAATCACTTCTGGTGGTGCTGCAAAACTGCCGACTCCTATGAAGAGTTCCTG CTTTACTGTGAAAATATAAATTCCAAGTGGTACCCACTGTAA